Proteins encoded by one window of Cylindrospermum stagnale PCC 7417:
- a CDS encoding YihY/virulence factor BrkB family protein, whose amino-acid sequence MNLQAIWRLFQETFKEWNDDQASRLAAALAYYTIFSIAPLLIIIIAIAGAVFGEEAARGEIVRQIQGLVGKDGAQFIEIAIRNASKPQEGTIASIISICVLLLGATGVFAVLQDSLNTIWEVQPKPGRGIINIIRQRFSSFAMVLGIGFLLLVSLVISAALSGLGTYINNVLPGVDFVWSLLNVLISFSITTLLFGLIFKVLPDAKIAWSDVLIGAIITSLLFSIGRFLLGQYLGNSSFGSTYGAAGSLVVILAWVYYAAQILFFGAEFTQVYARKYGTCIVPTKNAIPLSNHKKPNGTTQQGEAAYNKQPSSNLINRLMRYLRQTKRSKTRGK is encoded by the coding sequence ATGAACTTGCAGGCGATTTGGCGGCTATTTCAAGAGACATTTAAAGAATGGAATGATGATCAAGCCTCACGGTTAGCAGCAGCATTAGCTTATTACACGATTTTTTCGATCGCACCGTTGCTAATTATCATTATTGCCATTGCCGGAGCAGTATTTGGAGAAGAAGCGGCGAGAGGTGAAATTGTCCGTCAAATTCAAGGTTTAGTCGGTAAAGATGGCGCACAATTTATCGAAATAGCCATTAGAAATGCCAGCAAACCACAAGAGGGAACTATCGCTTCTATTATTAGTATTTGTGTGTTGCTATTGGGTGCAACTGGAGTATTTGCCGTGTTACAAGATTCCCTAAATACAATTTGGGAAGTACAACCAAAACCCGGACGCGGTATCATCAACATTATTCGCCAGCGTTTTTCGTCTTTTGCGATGGTACTAGGTATTGGTTTTTTACTTCTGGTGTCCCTGGTAATTAGTGCCGCGTTGTCAGGATTGGGAACATATATTAATAATGTGCTGCCGGGTGTAGATTTTGTCTGGAGTTTGCTCAATGTCCTTATTTCATTTAGCATCACCACATTGCTATTTGGGCTAATTTTTAAAGTTCTGCCTGATGCCAAAATTGCTTGGAGTGATGTTTTAATTGGTGCTATTATCACCTCACTTTTATTTTCTATCGGCAGGTTTTTGTTAGGACAGTACCTCGGTAACAGCAGTTTTGGTTCCACCTACGGTGCAGCCGGTTCCTTGGTGGTTATTCTGGCTTGGGTTTACTATGCTGCCCAAATTCTCTTTTTCGGTGCCGAGTTTACCCAGGTTTATGCTAGAAAATACGGTACTTGCATTGTCCCCACCAAGAATGCCATCCCTCTATCTAATCATAAGAAGCCCAACGGCACTACTCAACAGGGAGAAGCTGCCTATAATAAACAGCCATCTTCTAACTTGATTAATCGCCTAATGCGGTATCTTCGGCAAACTAAGCGTTCAAAAACAAGAGGGAAATAG